A portion of the Bacillus sp. 2205SS5-2 genome contains these proteins:
- a CDS encoding alpha/beta-type small acid-soluble spore protein has product MANNSSNQLVAPGAQQAIDQMKYEIASEFGVQLGPDATARANGSVGGEITKRLVQMAEQQIGGGYQK; this is encoded by the coding sequence ATGGCAAACAATAGTTCAAATCAACTAGTAGCTCCAGGAGCTCAACAAGCAATTGATCAAATGAAATATGAAATCGCTTCTGAGTTTGGTGTTCAATTAGGTCCAGATGCAACTGCTCGCGCTAATGGTTCAGTGGGTGGAGAAATTACAAAGCGTCTCGTTCAAATGGCTGAACAACAAATCGGTGGTGGCTACCAAAAATAA